One segment of Solanum stenotomum isolate F172 chromosome 1, ASM1918654v1, whole genome shotgun sequence DNA contains the following:
- the LOC125844962 gene encoding uncharacterized protein LOC125844962 has product MSLLHHRFQLPFYRQPLVFFPTTIRKLIPIHSMSTSSSQTTHQQEEDEETQASLAQVLKYHKETKHSFTNYARGPRGLDWANQPNPFRRYVSSPLIPLLHPPYSDESPLYSSVFKTLPFPKPISDSTISQLFYDSLALSAWKSTGFSTWSLRVNPSSGNLHPTEAYIICPPVESVSDKGFVAHYAPKEHSLEIRAQFSSGIFTRFFPENSFLIGLSSIFWREAWKYGERAFRYCNHDVGHAIAAVSMAAAGLGWHVKVLDGLGYEELEKLTGVENFPKFKIPSRPVKGAMPEIEFEHPDCVLLVFPSGLSEFEVDYKELSCAISEFSGLDWKGKPNVLSKEHICWDIIYKTAEAAKKPLTMSNSSVVDPFQSSGTFSESSYKDLTLREVVRKRRSAVDMDGSTAMSKETFYQILLHCMPSGSHGGKKHVRQLALPFRSLAWDSEVHAALFVHRVVGLSKGLYFLVRNENHLDDLKKDTRDEFKWVKPDGCPDDLPLYELASGDCKELSKRLSCHQDIACDGCFSLGMIAHFEPTLRNKGSWMYPRLFWETGVLGQVLYLESHAVGISATGIGCFFDDPVHEVLGLKESKFQSLYHFTVGSPVVDKRIMSLPAYPGPSDDA; this is encoded by the exons ATGTCTCTTCTCCATCACAGATTTCAGCTTCCCTTCTACCGTCAACCTCTCGTTTTCTTCCCCACCACCATCAGAAAACTAATCCCAATTCACTCCATGTCCACTTCATCATCACAAACAACTCATcaacaagaagaagatgaagaaacaCAAGCTTCATTAGCTCAAGTCTTGAAGTACCATAAAGAAACGAAGCATTCCTTCACCAACTACGCTCGTGGCCCTCGTGGTCTTGATTGGGCAAATCAACCCAACCCTTTTCGCCGTTATGTTTCTTCTCCACTTATCCCTCTGTTACACCCTCCATATTCTGATGAATCTCCTCTTTACTCATCAGTTTTCAAGACTCTCCCTTTTCCTAAACCCATTTCGGATTCCACAATTTCTCAGCTTTTCTACGATTCTTTAGCCTTATCAGCTTGGAAATCGACTGGGTTTTCAACTTGGTCCCTTCGTGTAAACCCTAGTAGCGGAAATCTCCATCCAACTGAAGCGTATATTATTTGTCCACCTGTTGAATCTGTATCAGACAAAGGTTTTGTGGCTCATTATGCTCCAAAAGAACATTCTTTGGAAATTAGAGCCCAATTTTCATCTGGGATTTTCACAAGATTCTTTCCTGAAAATTCTTTCCTTATTGGGTTATCTTCTATTTTTTGGAGGGAAGCTTGGAAGTATGGTGAAAGGGCATTTAGGTATTGCAATCATGATGTGGGTCATGCTATTGCTGCTGTTTCAATGGCAGCAGCAGGGCTTGGATGGCATGTGAAAGTTCTAGATGGATTAGGTTACGAGGAGTTAGAGAAGTTAACGGGCGTTGAAAATTTTCCCAAGTTTAAAATCCCATCTCGGCCCGTGAAAGGGGCAATGCCAGAGATTGAGTTTGAGCATCCAGATTGTGTTCTTTTGGTTTTCCCTAGTGGTTTGAGTGAATTTGAAGTGGATTATAAGGAGCTAAGCTGCGCTATTTCGGAGTTTTCAGGTTTGGATTGGAAGGGCAAGCCTAATGTGCTTAGTAAAGAGCACATTTGTTGggatattatatataaaacagCTGAAGCAGCGAAAAAGCCATTAACAATGTCTAATTCATCAGTAGTTGATCCATTTCAGAGTAGTGGAACATTTAGTGAAAGCTCTTATAAGGATTTAACTTTAAGGGAAGTAGTTAGAAAGCGGAGGAGTGCAGTTGATATGGATGGCTCTACTGCAATGTCCAAAGAAACATTTTATCAGATATTATTGCATTGTATGCCTTCTGGTTCACACGGTGGAAAGAAACATGTTAGGCAATTGGCATTGCCATTTAGGTCACTTGCTTGGGATAGTGAAGTCCATGCTGCTCTGTTTGTTCATAGAGTTGTTGGCTTGTCAAAAGGACTATATTTTTTGGTGAGAAATGAGAACCATCTAGATGATCTTAAGAAAGATACTAGAGATGAGTTTAAATGGGTGAAACCAGATGGTTGTCCCGATGATCTTCCTTTATATGAGCTTGCAAGTGGAGACTGCAAGGAGCTTTCAAAACGATTGTCATGCCATCAG GACATTGCTTGTGATGGCTGCTTCAGCTTGGGCATGATTGCACATTTCGAGCCCACTTTGCGCAACAAGGGCTCCTGGATGTACCCACGGCTATTTTGGGAGACAGGAGTGCTCGGACAAGTTTTGTATCTTGAATCGCATGCAGTTGGCATCTCTGCTACCGGTATTGGTTGTTTCTTTGATGATCCTG TACATGAAGTTCTTGGGCTGAAAGAATCAAAGTTTCAGAGCCTCTATCATTTTACAGTTGGAAGTCCAGTTGTTGACAAGAGGATAATGAGTCTGCCAGCATACCCAGGCCCAAGCGATGATGCATGA